In Leifsonia sp. ZF2019, a genomic segment contains:
- a CDS encoding acetyltransferase, whose amino-acid sequence MTVEIRPASPDDHADLLAIWRRAVEATHDFLTAEEVDWYEGMVAGYLPQMTDLRVAVSAPSAAPLGFIAQDDGEIHMLFVDPVAHGSGIGTALLETIAAEHPILRVDVNEDNRSGRTFYAAKGFVQTGRSELDGEGRARPLLHLRRASPDRGQTDRESSVGRS is encoded by the coding sequence GTGACTGTCGAGATCCGCCCCGCCTCCCCCGACGACCATGCCGACCTGCTGGCCATCTGGCGACGGGCGGTGGAGGCGACCCACGACTTCCTCACGGCCGAGGAGGTGGACTGGTACGAGGGAATGGTCGCGGGCTATCTCCCGCAGATGACCGACCTCCGAGTGGCGGTCTCGGCGCCCAGCGCGGCACCGCTCGGCTTCATCGCTCAAGACGACGGCGAGATCCACATGCTCTTCGTCGACCCCGTCGCGCACGGTTCAGGCATCGGCACAGCCCTCCTCGAGACGATCGCCGCCGAGCACCCGATCCTCCGCGTCGACGTCAACGAGGACAACCGGAGCGGACGCACCTTCTACGCCGCCAAGGGGTTCGTCCAGACGGGCCGCTCGGAGCTCGACGGAGAGGGCCGCGCGCGCCCGCTGCTGCACCTTCGGCGAGCGTCCCCTGACCGGGGGCAGACCGACCGTGAGAGTTCCGTCGGGCGCTCATAG
- a CDS encoding winged helix-turn-helix domain-containing protein has product MSLATVDTFPPTALRPTAAAPTPAPAPKIRAVPDGTEARGFVLYVGIDEAKAAAAGTDLGRIVEALKALTAELAPAAETYAAVAIAPAGAGGRDVDVVRLALQDPSAIAKHRHTAAIDEDEDRAASGVVVDISRKRLILDNQTVALTYKEFELLQYLVLREGRTIDRAELISSLWSGADEEDVPNERTIDVHVRRLRAKLARYEDIVRTVRGVGYRFDRHADVSIRHASAPSPDLF; this is encoded by the coding sequence ATGTCTCTCGCCACCGTCGACACCTTCCCCCCCACCGCCCTCCGCCCCACCGCTGCCGCGCCCACCCCCGCCCCGGCCCCGAAGATCCGTGCGGTGCCGGACGGCACCGAGGCCCGCGGCTTCGTGCTCTACGTCGGCATCGACGAGGCCAAGGCCGCCGCTGCCGGAACCGACCTCGGTCGTATCGTGGAGGCACTGAAGGCCCTCACCGCCGAGCTCGCCCCGGCCGCGGAGACCTATGCCGCCGTCGCCATCGCCCCGGCCGGCGCCGGCGGCCGTGATGTGGACGTCGTGCGCCTCGCCCTGCAGGACCCGTCCGCGATCGCGAAGCACCGCCACACGGCCGCGATCGACGAGGACGAGGACCGCGCCGCCTCCGGCGTCGTCGTCGACATCTCCCGCAAGCGCCTCATCCTGGACAACCAGACCGTCGCACTCACCTACAAGGAGTTCGAGCTGCTGCAGTACCTCGTGCTGCGTGAGGGCCGCACCATCGATCGCGCCGAGCTCATCTCGTCGCTGTGGAGCGGTGCGGACGAGGAGGACGTGCCGAACGAGCGCACCATCGACGTGCACGTGCGCCGTCTGCGCGCCAAGCTGGCCCGCTACGAGGACATCGTGCGCACCGTCCGTGGCGTCGGCTACCGCTTCGACCGCCACGCGGATGTCTCCATCCGCCACGCGAGCGCTCCCTCCCCCGATCTGTTCTGA
- the upp gene encoding uracil phosphoribosyltransferase, protein MRVHVADHPLITHKLTVLRDKTTPSPVFRALTEELVTLLAYEATRAVRVEPIGIETPVTTTTGVAISEPRPLVVPILRAGLGMLEGMVRLMPTAEVGFLGMARDEETFQPTTYAERLPHDLSDRQCFVLDPMLATGGSLGAAIDFLFKRNAVDVTAICILAAPEGLEALEKATAGRNVTIVLGALDERLNENGYIVPGLGDAGDRLYGTV, encoded by the coding sequence ATGCGAGTGCACGTAGCTGACCACCCCCTCATCACCCACAAGCTCACCGTGCTCCGCGACAAGACGACGCCGTCGCCCGTGTTCCGCGCGCTCACCGAGGAGCTCGTCACCCTGCTCGCGTACGAGGCGACCCGTGCGGTGCGCGTCGAGCCGATCGGGATCGAGACCCCGGTCACCACGACGACCGGTGTCGCGATCAGCGAGCCGCGCCCGCTCGTCGTCCCCATCCTGCGCGCCGGACTCGGGATGCTGGAGGGCATGGTCCGGCTCATGCCGACCGCAGAGGTCGGGTTCCTCGGCATGGCCCGCGACGAGGAGACGTTCCAGCCGACCACGTACGCGGAGCGTCTTCCGCACGACCTCTCCGACCGGCAGTGCTTCGTGCTCGACCCGATGCTGGCGACCGGAGGCTCGCTCGGCGCGGCCATCGACTTCCTCTTCAAGCGCAACGCCGTCGACGTCACCGCCATCTGCATCCTCGCCGCCCCCGAGGGCCTGGAGGCACTGGAGAAGGCGACCGCCGGACGCAACGTGACGATCGTGCTGGGTGCGCTGGACGAGCGCCTCAACGAGAACGGCTACATCGTCCCCGGTCTCGGCGACGCCGGAGACCGCCTCTACGGCACTGTGTGA
- the tadA gene encoding tRNA adenosine(34) deaminase TadA encodes MSLSVPADYEQWMRRAVADARLAFGTGDVPVAALVLDERGEVIGTGRNERELHHDPTAHAEVLALRAAAASRDDWHLDGCTLVVTLEPCVMCAGAVLAARVPTVVFGAWDEKAGAVGSVYDVLRDRRLNHRVEVFAGVLAEECAELLLDFFRAKR; translated from the coding sequence GTGTCCCTGTCCGTCCCCGCCGACTACGAGCAGTGGATGCGGCGCGCCGTCGCCGACGCCCGCCTCGCCTTCGGCACCGGGGACGTCCCGGTCGCGGCGCTGGTGCTCGACGAACGCGGCGAGGTGATCGGCACCGGCCGCAACGAGCGCGAGCTGCACCACGATCCGACCGCGCACGCGGAGGTGCTCGCCCTGCGTGCGGCGGCGGCCTCCCGCGACGACTGGCACCTCGACGGCTGCACGCTCGTCGTCACGCTGGAGCCGTGCGTGATGTGCGCGGGCGCTGTCCTCGCGGCGCGCGTCCCGACCGTCGTGTTCGGCGCGTGGGACGAGAAGGCCGGAGCCGTGGGATCCGTCTACGACGTGCTGCGCGACCGCCGGCTCAACCATCGCGTCGAGGTGTTCGCCGGGGTGCTGGCGGAGGAGTGCGCCGAGCTGCTGCTCGACTTCTTCCGCGCGAAGCGCTGA
- a CDS encoding glutamine amidotransferase-related protein, whose amino-acid sequence MTGTPTRTALVLQHDPTIHLGNIGPTLEEHGYALRIVEVTSPDDVAAIDPAEADLVVVLGGEMGAYQTDEFPFLEAEKSLLRDRIEAERPTLGVCLGAQLMAGALGERVYKGDTTQIGYRRVETTEAGAASPLRHFEGVPVVEWHGDTFELPERATRLASSSDYSNEAFAIGDFALAVQFHPEVTDEMHETWVSDGYNELDEQAIDPEALRRDRELYSARMQEASRAAFSEWLEQLPR is encoded by the coding sequence GTGACCGGCACCCCCACCCGTACCGCGCTCGTCCTGCAGCACGACCCCACCATCCATCTCGGCAACATCGGCCCGACCCTCGAGGAGCACGGCTACGCGCTGCGCATCGTCGAGGTGACCAGCCCGGACGACGTCGCCGCGATCGACCCGGCGGAGGCCGATCTGGTCGTCGTGCTCGGCGGCGAGATGGGCGCCTACCAGACCGACGAGTTCCCGTTCCTGGAGGCGGAGAAGTCGCTCCTGCGCGACCGGATCGAGGCGGAGCGGCCGACCCTCGGGGTCTGCCTGGGCGCCCAGCTCATGGCGGGCGCGCTCGGGGAGCGGGTCTACAAGGGCGACACCACGCAGATCGGTTACCGCCGCGTGGAGACGACGGAGGCCGGTGCCGCCTCTCCCCTCCGCCACTTCGAGGGTGTGCCGGTCGTCGAGTGGCACGGCGACACGTTCGAACTGCCCGAGCGGGCGACCCGGCTGGCCTCGTCGAGCGACTACTCCAACGAGGCGTTCGCGATCGGCGACTTCGCGCTGGCCGTGCAGTTCCACCCCGAGGTCACGGACGAGATGCACGAGACCTGGGTGTCCGACGGATACAACGAGCTGGACGAGCAGGCGATCGACCCCGAAGCGCTCCGGCGCGACCGCGAGCTGTACTCGGCGCGGATGCAGGAGGCCTCCCGCGCGGCGTTCTCGGAGTGGCTGGAGCAGCTGCCCCGCTGA
- a CDS encoding cation diffusion facilitator family transporter has product MSASGGTRAIIAAFSANLGIALTKFIAWFFSGSSSMLAEGVHSLADSGNQLLLLLGGRQAKRQADKEHPFGYGRERYVYAFVVSIILFSVGGVFSLYEGFEKLAHPHPLDNWWLPVLVLAIAIGLESFSLRTAVHESRPHKKGMSWPQFVRRAKAPELPVVLLEDVAALTGLVFALLGVGLTVITGNGVWDAIGTLFIGLLLIVVAIILGIETKSLLVGEGASDADVAAIEGAILGGGEVERIIHMKTLYLGPDELMVAAKLALPGEQRLADVSAAIDTVERRIRAAVPAARVIYIEPDVWIDPNEKHPATDTIILKGLE; this is encoded by the coding sequence ATGAGCGCATCAGGAGGCACCAGGGCGATCATCGCCGCGTTCTCGGCGAACCTCGGGATCGCGCTGACGAAATTCATCGCCTGGTTCTTCTCCGGCTCCTCCTCGATGCTCGCCGAGGGCGTCCACTCGCTCGCCGACTCCGGCAACCAGCTGCTGCTCCTGCTCGGCGGACGCCAGGCGAAGCGTCAGGCGGACAAGGAGCACCCGTTCGGCTACGGCCGCGAACGCTACGTCTACGCCTTCGTCGTGTCGATCATCCTGTTCTCGGTCGGCGGCGTGTTCTCGCTCTACGAGGGCTTCGAGAAGCTGGCGCACCCGCACCCGCTCGACAACTGGTGGCTTCCGGTGCTCGTGCTGGCCATCGCGATCGGTCTGGAGTCCTTCTCCCTCCGCACGGCCGTCCACGAGTCCCGCCCGCACAAGAAGGGGATGTCGTGGCCGCAGTTCGTGCGCCGCGCGAAGGCCCCCGAGCTTCCCGTGGTGCTGCTGGAGGATGTGGCGGCGCTCACGGGCCTGGTGTTCGCCCTCCTCGGTGTCGGCCTCACGGTCATCACGGGCAACGGCGTGTGGGATGCGATCGGCACCCTCTTCATCGGCCTGCTGCTCATCGTCGTGGCGATCATCCTCGGCATCGAGACCAAGAGCCTCCTCGTCGGCGAGGGTGCGAGCGACGCGGACGTCGCTGCGATCGAGGGCGCGATCCTCGGCGGCGGCGAGGTCGAGCGGATCATCCACATGAAGACGCTGTACCTCGGCCCGGACGAGCTGATGGTCGCCGCCAAGCTCGCGCTCCCGGGCGAGCAGCGTCTCGCCGACGTCTCGGCGGCGATCGACACCGTCGAGCGCCGCATCCGTGCCGCCGTGCCCGCGGCCCGCGTCATCTACATCGAGCCGGACGTCTGGATCGACCCGAACGAGAAGCACCCCGCCACCGACACCATCATCCTGAAGGGACTGGAGTGA
- the proC gene encoding pyrroline-5-carboxylate reductase: MTDTQNVTLPTIAMLGAGSMGRAILSGLLAPGVSVAGGVRVTNRSAARAAELADTPGVTASATDDDPEANRRAVEGAEIVIVAVKPAMVPDLLREISSSLTPGAVVVSVAAGVTVATFESLLPESVSVVRAMPNTPAVVGKAVTGISAGTRTEPEDLTLVRVLFETVGQVVEVPESQLDALSTISGSGPAYVFLLIEALTDAAVAKGFSPEQAAVLVNGTFLGASELLAVSHDGPAELRRRVTSPKGTTERAIAVLQEADLPDLFARATDAALARARELAAG, encoded by the coding sequence ATGACCGACACGCAGAACGTGACGCTGCCCACCATCGCGATGCTCGGAGCCGGCTCCATGGGCCGCGCCATCCTCTCCGGGCTCCTCGCTCCCGGCGTGTCCGTGGCCGGCGGGGTGCGCGTGACCAACCGCTCCGCCGCCCGCGCCGCGGAGCTCGCCGACACCCCTGGCGTCACCGCGTCCGCGACCGATGACGACCCCGAGGCGAACCGCCGCGCCGTCGAGGGCGCCGAGATCGTCATCGTCGCCGTGAAGCCCGCGATGGTCCCCGACCTGCTCCGCGAGATCTCGTCGTCGCTCACGCCGGGCGCCGTCGTCGTCAGCGTCGCCGCCGGAGTGACCGTCGCGACGTTCGAGTCCCTGCTGCCCGAGTCGGTCTCCGTCGTCCGCGCGATGCCGAACACGCCTGCCGTGGTCGGCAAGGCCGTCACCGGCATCAGCGCGGGCACCCGCACGGAACCGGAGGACCTCACGCTGGTGCGCGTGCTCTTCGAGACCGTCGGCCAGGTCGTCGAGGTCCCCGAGTCGCAGCTCGATGCCCTCAGCACCATCTCCGGGTCCGGACCGGCGTACGTGTTCCTCCTGATCGAGGCACTGACCGACGCCGCCGTCGCCAAGGGCTTCTCGCCGGAGCAGGCGGCCGTGCTCGTGAACGGCACGTTCCTCGGCGCCTCGGAGCTCCTCGCGGTCTCTCACGACGGCCCCGCCGAACTGCGTCGGCGCGTCACCAGCCCCAAGGGCACCACTGAGCGCGCCATCGCGGTCCTCCAGGAGGCCGACCTCCCGGACCTCTTCGCCCGCGCCACCGACGCCGCCCTCGCCCGCGCCCGCGAGCTCGCCGCCGGCTGA
- a CDS encoding potassium channel family protein has translation MVDRIKHNAPVLVIGLGRFGAATAGQLDRLGREVLAIDTDAGLVQKWADRVTHTVQADARSIETLRQIGAEDFSIGVVAVGSSIEASVLITANLVDLKVPQIWAKAISQSHGKILERIGANHVIYPEAEAGERVAHLVSGRMLDFIEFDDDFALVKMYPPKPIRGLNLTESGVRSKYNITVVGVKSPGKPFTYATADTVVSNHDLIIISGTSADIERFAALDS, from the coding sequence TTGGTTGACCGGATCAAGCACAACGCCCCCGTCCTCGTGATCGGCCTCGGCCGGTTCGGGGCCGCGACGGCGGGCCAGCTCGACCGGCTCGGCCGGGAGGTGCTGGCCATCGACACCGACGCGGGCCTGGTGCAGAAATGGGCCGACCGCGTCACGCACACCGTGCAGGCGGACGCCCGTTCGATCGAGACCCTCCGGCAGATCGGTGCGGAGGACTTCTCGATCGGCGTCGTCGCCGTCGGCTCCTCCATCGAGGCCAGCGTGCTCATCACGGCCAACCTCGTCGACCTCAAGGTGCCCCAGATCTGGGCCAAGGCCATCTCGCAGTCTCACGGCAAGATCCTGGAGCGCATCGGCGCCAACCACGTCATCTACCCGGAGGCCGAAGCGGGCGAGCGCGTCGCTCACCTCGTCTCGGGCCGAATGCTCGACTTCATCGAGTTCGACGACGACTTCGCCCTCGTCAAGATGTATCCGCCGAAGCCCATCCGCGGCCTCAACCTCACCGAGTCGGGCGTGCGCAGCAAGTACAACATCACCGTCGTCGGCGTGAAGAGCCCCGGCAAGCCCTTCACCTACGCCACCGCCGACACCGTCGTCTCCAACCACGACCTCATCATCATCTCGGGCACCTCCGCCGACATCGAGCGCTTCGCCGCCCTCGACTCCTAG
- a CDS encoding TrkH family potassium uptake protein, with protein sequence MATTPAARRGAATPVARVRGALNAFASRSPSRFAILVFTLLILIFTLLFSLPIATVKGSVTPLADALFTAVSVICVTGLSTVDMATHWSVFGHLLVYLGVQIGAVGVLTMASILGLVISRRLGLRAKLMAASDSNPLRIHAGPVAEGQAVRLGEVGKLLTTVALSMVVIEGLVAVLLLPRMLLAGMSFGSALWESLYYSAMAFTNTGFAPNAEGLTPFAEDFWFLGALMIGVFLGAIGFPVILAIASNLRKKRRRWSIHVKLTLLTSVILLVAGAVLYIVLEYDNPKTFGNLDAGHTVFQSFFLSTMARSGGFSTIQISDLHGSSLLVTDMLMFIGGGSASTAGGIKVTTLAVLFLAAFAEARGVESMDAFRRRIPVDVLRLSVAVALWGATIVAVSTIVILQMTKAPLDHVLFDVISAFATCGLSTGLTASLPDPGVYVMAVTMFCGRVGTVTLAAALAQSQRKQLYQNPEERPLVG encoded by the coding sequence ATGGCTACGACCCCGGCGGCCCGGCGCGGCGCCGCCACCCCCGTGGCCCGGGTGCGCGGCGCGCTCAACGCCTTCGCCTCCCGGAGCCCGTCGCGATTCGCGATCCTCGTCTTCACCCTCCTCATCCTGATCTTCACTTTGCTGTTCTCGCTGCCCATCGCGACGGTGAAGGGCTCGGTGACCCCGCTGGCGGACGCCCTCTTCACCGCCGTCTCCGTCATCTGCGTCACCGGGCTCTCGACGGTGGACATGGCGACCCATTGGTCGGTCTTCGGCCACCTGCTGGTCTACCTCGGCGTCCAGATCGGCGCCGTCGGCGTGCTCACCATGGCGAGCATCCTGGGCCTGGTCATCTCGCGCCGGCTCGGGCTGCGCGCCAAGCTCATGGCGGCGAGCGACAGCAACCCGCTGCGCATCCACGCCGGCCCCGTGGCGGAAGGCCAGGCGGTTCGGCTCGGCGAGGTCGGCAAGCTGCTCACGACCGTCGCGCTCAGCATGGTCGTCATCGAGGGCCTCGTCGCCGTGCTCCTGCTCCCCCGCATGCTCCTGGCCGGGATGTCGTTCGGCTCGGCCCTCTGGGAGAGCCTGTACTACTCCGCCATGGCGTTCACGAACACGGGATTCGCGCCCAACGCGGAGGGGCTGACGCCGTTCGCCGAGGACTTCTGGTTCCTCGGCGCGCTGATGATCGGCGTGTTCCTGGGCGCGATCGGCTTCCCGGTCATCCTCGCCATCGCCTCCAATCTCCGCAAGAAGCGGCGGCGCTGGTCCATCCACGTCAAGCTGACCCTGCTGACATCGGTCATCCTGCTCGTCGCGGGCGCCGTGCTCTACATCGTGCTCGAGTACGACAACCCCAAGACGTTCGGGAACCTCGACGCGGGGCACACGGTCTTCCAGTCGTTCTTCCTGTCGACGATGGCGCGGTCGGGAGGCTTCTCGACCATCCAGATCAGCGACCTCCACGGGTCGAGCCTGCTCGTGACGGACATGCTGATGTTCATCGGAGGCGGGTCGGCCTCCACCGCGGGCGGCATCAAGGTCACCACGCTGGCCGTGCTGTTCCTGGCGGCGTTCGCGGAGGCGCGGGGTGTGGAGTCCATGGACGCGTTCCGGCGGCGCATCCCCGTCGACGTGCTGCGACTGTCGGTCGCGGTGGCACTCTGGGGCGCCACGATCGTCGCGGTCTCGACGATCGTGATCCTGCAGATGACCAAGGCGCCGCTCGACCACGTGCTGTTCGACGTGATCTCCGCCTTCGCGACCTGCGGCCTCTCGACCGGCCTGACGGCCTCCCTCCCCGATCCCGGCGTCTACGTGATGGCCGTCACCATGTTCTGCGGGCGCGTTGGTACAGTGACTCTCGCCGCAGCGCTGGCGCAGAGCCAGCGCAAGCAGCTGTACCAGAACCCCGAGGAGAGGCCGCTCGTTGGTTGA
- a CDS encoding ArsR/SmtB family transcription factor — translation MADIFDVIADPTRRDILRVLLDRHSEAPDGVGEISVSEIVATLELSQPTVSKHLKVLREAGLVSVREEGQHRYYRLDATPLELVEDWVIPFTAADVDAAAISAQLAEETREFASTVGKVLADTRHAVSNATERVTKWRRD, via the coding sequence ATGGCCGACATCTTCGACGTGATCGCCGACCCCACGCGGCGCGACATCCTTCGCGTGCTGCTCGACCGTCACTCGGAGGCTCCCGACGGCGTCGGCGAGATCTCGGTCTCGGAGATCGTGGCGACCCTCGAGCTGAGCCAGCCGACCGTCTCGAAGCACCTCAAGGTGCTGCGGGAGGCCGGCCTCGTGTCGGTGCGCGAGGAGGGTCAGCACCGCTACTACCGGCTCGACGCGACGCCGCTGGAGCTCGTCGAGGACTGGGTCATCCCGTTCACCGCGGCCGATGTCGACGCCGCCGCGATCTCGGCGCAGCTCGCGGAGGAGACTCGCGAGTTCGCGAGCACCGTCGGAAAGGTGCTGGCCGACACCCGGCACGCGGTGTCGAACGCGACCGAGCGCGTCACCAAGTGGCGGCGCGACTGA
- a CDS encoding helix-turn-helix domain-containing protein — MAHDLKDVRFLTVAEVADMMRVSRMTVYRMVHSGELPAIRFGRSFRVPESAVDQALENHVADTA, encoded by the coding sequence ATGGCACACGATCTGAAGGATGTGCGCTTCCTGACGGTCGCGGAGGTGGCCGACATGATGCGCGTCTCCCGTATGACCGTGTACCGGATGGTGCACTCCGGGGAGCTCCCAGCCATCCGTTTCGGCCGCTCGTTCCGGGTGCCGGAGTCGGCCGTCGATCAGGCTCTGGAGAACCACGTCGCCGACACGGCCTGA
- a CDS encoding 30S ribosomal protein bS22, protein MGSVIKKRRKRMAKKKHRKLLRKTRHQRRNKK, encoded by the coding sequence GTGGGTTCCGTTATCAAGAAGCGTCGCAAGCGTATGGCGAAGAAGAAGCACCGCAAGCTTCTCCGCAAGACGCGCCACCAGCGTCGCAACAAGAAGTAG
- a CDS encoding glutaredoxin family protein — protein sequence MSAVTLTLIGKPGCHLCDDARDVIRTVVDELPDGAPVVEVEELSILDDAVLHEKYVEEIPVVLVAGRMHTYWRVDPARLRTAILEDR from the coding sequence GTGTCCGCCGTCACTCTGACCCTCATCGGCAAGCCGGGCTGTCATCTCTGCGACGACGCCCGCGATGTGATCCGCACGGTCGTCGACGAGCTCCCGGACGGCGCTCCGGTCGTGGAGGTCGAGGAGCTGAGCATCCTCGACGATGCGGTCCTGCACGAGAAGTACGTGGAGGAGATTCCGGTCGTCCTGGTGGCCGGGCGCATGCACACCTACTGGCGGGTCGATCCGGCCCGGTTGCGCACCGCGATCCTGGAGGACCGATGA
- a CDS encoding Dabb family protein: protein MTIRHVVTWKLASSDEAERAEHAAAVKTKLESLVGVVPEIERLEVGVNVLPGNFDLVLISDFADLDAVARYQVHPAHEAVASYIRSVVDGRSAVDFEV from the coding sequence ATGACCATTCGCCACGTCGTCACGTGGAAGCTCGCCTCGTCCGATGAGGCCGAGCGTGCCGAGCACGCCGCCGCCGTGAAGACGAAACTGGAGTCGCTCGTCGGCGTCGTGCCGGAGATCGAGCGCCTCGAGGTCGGCGTCAATGTGCTGCCCGGTAACTTCGATCTGGTCCTGATCAGCGATTTCGCTGACCTGGATGCCGTGGCGCGGTACCAGGTGCATCCCGCGCATGAAGCGGTCGCGTCCTACATCCGCTCCGTGGTCGACGGGCGCAGCGCGGTCGACTTCGAGGTCTGA
- a CDS encoding GntR family transcriptional regulator translates to MPLPVKDSAPVERQLLRDVVYTRLYDGILDGTLEPGETLLDDKLTSWLGVSRTPIREALMKLADIGLVEMAPNRYTRVAPIDRRAIDEAIYTTGLLHEHAARTAVPGLDNAAVTRLDKAQKEVKKTAKAGDKPALGRALNDFFLEFARNSDNVVLLSVSEGLGPQLLRYIAAWQRPFDTDELAANVTAIFEAAKARDGQKAGDLVGALFAPTLTEFLAEHRRSDREIDENANV, encoded by the coding sequence ATGCCGCTGCCCGTGAAGGACTCCGCCCCCGTCGAGCGGCAGCTGCTGCGCGACGTCGTCTACACCCGCCTCTACGACGGCATCCTCGACGGCACGCTCGAGCCCGGCGAGACCCTGCTCGACGACAAGCTCACCTCGTGGCTCGGCGTCTCCCGCACTCCCATCCGCGAAGCGCTCATGAAGCTCGCCGACATCGGACTGGTCGAGATGGCGCCGAACCGGTACACCCGCGTCGCCCCCATCGACCGCCGCGCGATCGACGAGGCCATCTACACGACCGGGCTGCTGCACGAGCACGCCGCCCGCACGGCCGTCCCGGGCCTCGACAACGCCGCGGTCACCCGCCTCGACAAGGCGCAGAAGGAGGTCAAGAAGACCGCCAAGGCCGGCGACAAGCCCGCGCTCGGCCGGGCGCTCAACGACTTCTTCCTGGAGTTCGCGCGCAACTCCGACAACGTGGTGCTGCTCTCCGTGAGCGAAGGCCTCGGCCCGCAGCTGCTGCGCTACATCGCGGCCTGGCAGCGCCCGTTCGACACGGACGAGCTCGCGGCGAACGTCACGGCGATCTTCGAGGCGGCCAAGGCGCGCGACGGCCAGAAGGCGGGCGACCTCGTCGGCGCGCTCTTCGCACCGACGCTCACCGAGTTCCTCGCCGAGCACCGCCGCAGCGACCGCGAGATCGACGAGAACGCCAACGTCTGA
- a CDS encoding GntR family transcriptional regulator, giving the protein MPVPVTEAVSPRRLIRDEVFLRLLDAIVEGDLTPGEQLYDAEIEKWVGVSRTPVREALNQLATMGLVEIMPQKRTRVTPIDTTRLRGLADTVGTLLRGVVRDATPLLTDADKETLRATLTSAADKTATKLERDGLLTAGLIDVFVRRLDNRTIARLVKRHLPEVRRALIATPSDAAYVGSLPLLKPVVTAATAGDAEKAAAAFAAYWDKGLQTAVDEFAALEGKTA; this is encoded by the coding sequence ATGCCTGTACCCGTAACCGAGGCCGTCAGCCCGCGACGGCTCATCCGAGACGAAGTCTTCCTCCGTCTCCTCGACGCGATCGTCGAGGGCGACCTGACACCCGGCGAGCAGCTCTACGACGCCGAGATCGAGAAGTGGGTCGGTGTGTCGCGCACGCCGGTCCGCGAAGCCCTGAACCAGCTGGCCACCATGGGGCTGGTCGAGATCATGCCGCAGAAGCGCACGCGCGTCACGCCGATCGACACGACCCGGCTCCGTGGGCTCGCCGACACCGTCGGCACGCTGCTGCGCGGCGTGGTGCGGGATGCGACCCCGCTCCTCACCGACGCCGACAAGGAGACCCTCCGCGCCACGCTCACGAGCGCGGCCGACAAGACGGCCACCAAACTCGAGCGCGACGGCCTCCTCACCGCGGGCCTCATCGACGTCTTCGTGCGCCGGCTCGACAACCGCACCATCGCCCGCCTCGTCAAGCGGCACCTGCCCGAAGTGCGCCGCGCCCTGATCGCCACTCCCTCCGACGCCGCGTACGTGGGCAGCCTGCCGCTCCTCAAGCCGGTCGTCACGGCAGCCACCGCCGGCGATGCCGAGAAGGCCGCCGCCGCGTTCGCCGCATACTGGGACAAGGGCCTCCAGACCGCCGTCGACGAGTTCGCCGCACTCGAAGGGAAGACCGCCTGA